From a region of the Candidatus Eremiobacteraceae bacterium genome:
- the rpsF gene encoding 30S ribosomal protein S6, with the protein MAHYEITYILRPALEDPQVDELAAHFSTVAKDNGGDEIAAERMGKKRLAFEIQKLREGHYICLKFNGSADCAREIVRQMRLHENVMRALLIRL; encoded by the coding sequence GTGGCGCATTACGAGATCACGTATATCCTTCGCCCTGCTCTCGAAGACCCCCAAGTCGACGAGTTGGCCGCGCATTTCTCCACGGTCGCCAAAGACAACGGCGGCGACGAGATAGCAGCCGAGCGCATGGGTAAGAAGCGACTGGCCTTCGAAATCCAAAAACTACGCGAAGGCCACTACATCTGTTTGAAGTTCAACGGCAGCGCCGACTGCGCACGCGAGATCGTGCGTCAGATGCGATTGCACGAAAACGTCATGCGGGCGTTGCTCATCCGTCTTTAA
- a CDS encoding single-stranded DNA-binding protein: protein MAGSYNHIVLVGRLVADPELRQTQDGTQVCSFRIAVDRPKRRDAAEKQTDFFGVSVWRQRAEIAAKYLQKGKSVLVSGRLQIREYTDRENNKRTAVEVTADDFQFMDSRSEGDGGGAARAPRAAAPPAAAGGSDLPNYEYSDADEEVPF from the coding sequence ATGGCCGGGTCCTATAATCACATCGTGCTCGTCGGACGGCTCGTCGCCGATCCCGAGCTGCGCCAAACGCAGGACGGCACGCAGGTGTGCTCGTTCCGCATCGCAGTCGACCGTCCAAAACGCCGCGACGCCGCCGAGAAGCAAACCGATTTCTTCGGCGTTTCGGTATGGCGCCAGCGGGCTGAGATCGCTGCCAAGTATCTGCAAAAAGGCAAGTCGGTGCTCGTCTCGGGCCGCCTTCAGATCCGCGAATACACGGATCGGGAGAACAACAAACGCACTGCGGTCGAAGTGACCGCCGACGATTTCCAATTCATGGACTCGCGCAGCGAAGGCGACGGCGGCGGGGCCGCGCGCGCGCCTCGCGCTGCCGCACCGCCTGCCGCCGCCGGCGGAAGCGATCTGCCGAACTACGAATACAGCGACGCCGACGAAGAAGTTCCGTTCTGA
- the rpsR gene encoding 30S ribosomal protein S18: MPPKPKLKKRAAKDRKPKRKVCSFCVEKIDDLDYKDAPRLRKYVSERGKILPRRISGNCARHQRALTDAVKRARVIALMPFAAD; this comes from the coding sequence ATGCCGCCGAAACCAAAACTGAAGAAACGGGCAGCCAAAGATCGCAAACCAAAGCGCAAGGTCTGTTCGTTCTGCGTCGAAAAAATCGACGACCTCGACTACAAAGACGCGCCGCGTCTGCGCAAGTACGTATCCGAGCGAGGGAAGATCTTGCCGCGCCGCATCTCCGGGAACTGCGCGCGTCATCAGCGCGCTCTCACCGATGCAGTCAAACGCGCGCGCGTGATCGCGCTCATGCCGTTTGCCGCGGACTGA
- the rplI gene encoding 50S ribosomal protein L9: MKVILKQDIKGVGKAGTVADVAEGYGRNYLLPRGLALEATAGTLAQLAGQREAKERRDEKILAEARGVAAMLASKAVEIKAKGGDRGKLFGAVTNAQIAEALHSAFGVDVDRHKIELPEAIKAAGDYACTVKLAHGVTARVTVRVVAGA; this comes from the coding sequence GTGAAGGTCATTCTCAAGCAGGACATCAAGGGCGTCGGCAAAGCGGGAACGGTTGCGGACGTGGCCGAGGGCTACGGACGCAACTATCTTTTGCCGCGCGGCTTGGCGCTTGAGGCCACCGCGGGAACGCTAGCCCAGCTCGCCGGACAGCGCGAAGCCAAAGAGCGGCGCGACGAGAAGATCTTGGCGGAAGCGCGAGGCGTCGCGGCGATGCTCGCGAGCAAGGCGGTCGAGATCAAAGCAAAAGGCGGCGACCGCGGCAAGCTTTTCGGCGCGGTGACCAACGCGCAGATCGCCGAGGCGCTCCACTCGGCGTTCGGCGTCGACGTCGACCGCCACAAGATCGAACTTCCGGAAGCGATCAAGGCTGCGGGCGACTACGCCTGCACGGTGAAGCTCGCGCACGGCGTCACCGCGCGCGTCACCGTGCGTGTCGTCGCCGGCGCCTAA